One genomic window of Desulfuromonas sp. AOP6 includes the following:
- a CDS encoding DUF3793 family protein yields MSAAAIHDSKQLGWGQLAPLFIDERACIAAFMALETAEILDGVKPANLINVVNRPQPCGRNLYLLWKKYGDNLLVDSGLTPSVMIDRGESLLLLVYRDEAFTALLSRPNVMAVLRRAGYQAPLDKDSVLAELGARLQAGRGFPHEIGVFLGYPLKDVAAFMGWVSLPFSCQRLWKIYGDPRRSLQLAHSFSTCRNRMAHRLVHQARSSRRPCKHPGHTGGHPFLCATN; encoded by the coding sequence ATGTCTGCAGCAGCCATTCACGATTCAAAACAGCTCGGCTGGGGCCAACTGGCCCCCCTCTTCATTGATGAACGCGCCTGCATCGCGGCGTTCATGGCGCTGGAGACCGCCGAAATCCTGGACGGCGTCAAGCCGGCCAACCTCATCAACGTGGTCAACCGACCGCAACCCTGCGGCCGCAATCTCTATCTGCTCTGGAAAAAATATGGTGACAACCTGCTGGTCGACAGCGGCCTTACGCCCAGCGTCATGATCGACCGCGGTGAGTCCCTGCTCCTGCTGGTTTACCGGGACGAGGCTTTCACCGCCCTCCTCTCCCGTCCCAACGTCATGGCCGTGCTGCGCCGGGCTGGCTACCAAGCCCCCTTGGACAAAGACAGCGTTCTCGCCGAGTTAGGGGCGCGCCTGCAGGCTGGCCGGGGATTTCCCCATGAAATTGGGGTTTTTCTCGGTTATCCCCTCAAGGATGTGGCCGCCTTCATGGGTTGGGTCTCTCTCCCCTTCAGCTGCCAGCGCCTCTGGAAAATCTATGGTGACCCGCGCCGCAGCCTGCAGTTGGCCCACAGCTTCTCTACCTGCCGAAACCGTATGGCCCACCGCCTGGTCCACCAGGCCCGTTCGTCCCGCCGACCCTGCAAGCATCCAGGGCATACTGGCGGGCAC
- a CDS encoding ferric reductase-like transmembrane domain-containing protein — translation MKYVFSGLFWIGVYLALVMAPLLVLLLGPMPAGSGFWWDLSLALGFAGTAMMGTLFVQTARFRRPSAPFGIDIVYYFHRQSALAAFLFILAHPVVLLWREPPLWAFFRPGLAPWHFWAGVASLLALSLLLISSLWRKPLSIDYDRWRLGHALLAVLALGLAIGHIVGVGHYAAAPWTKVLWGVISLSCLLLLVTVRIIRPAMLLRRPYRVTGVSAERGEAWTLQVVPAGHDGFSFLPGQFAWITLGASPFALKEHPFSIASSSEKAAELHFTIKELGDFTSRIKEVEVGTPVYVDGPYGCFSLDRQPASSYVFVAGGIGIAPIMGMLRTLADRGDRRPLLLLYAYNTWDRLTFREELEALRDRLNLRLVFVLNDPPPDWQGEEGLLTRDLLLRHVPQPLTAAEYFICGPVAMIHIAEKYLHELGVPLGQLHSELFDLV, via the coding sequence TTGAAATACGTCTTTTCCGGACTGTTCTGGATTGGGGTCTATCTGGCGCTGGTGATGGCGCCGCTGCTGGTGCTCCTGCTTGGTCCGATGCCTGCCGGCAGCGGTTTCTGGTGGGATTTATCCCTTGCCCTGGGCTTTGCCGGTACGGCCATGATGGGTACTCTTTTCGTGCAGACGGCCCGCTTTCGCCGACCCTCCGCTCCTTTTGGCATCGATATCGTCTACTATTTTCACCGGCAGAGTGCGTTGGCGGCCTTCCTGTTTATTCTGGCCCATCCTGTCGTACTGCTGTGGCGGGAGCCGCCCCTGTGGGCCTTCTTTCGCCCCGGCCTGGCACCCTGGCACTTCTGGGCAGGCGTGGCGTCTCTGCTGGCCCTCAGCCTGCTGCTGATCAGTTCCCTCTGGCGCAAACCGCTGAGTATCGATTACGATCGCTGGCGTCTGGGCCATGCGCTGCTGGCCGTCCTGGCTCTTGGTCTGGCCATTGGCCATATTGTGGGGGTTGGACATTACGCCGCCGCACCCTGGACCAAAGTTCTCTGGGGAGTGATCTCCCTTTCCTGTCTGCTGCTGCTGGTCACCGTGCGCATTATCAGGCCGGCCATGCTGCTGCGCCGTCCCTACCGGGTTACGGGCGTGAGCGCCGAGCGGGGAGAGGCCTGGACGCTGCAGGTCGTTCCCGCGGGGCACGACGGTTTCAGCTTCCTGCCCGGTCAGTTCGCCTGGATCACCCTCGGGGCTTCCCCTTTCGCGCTCAAAGAGCATCCCTTCTCCATCGCCTCCAGTTCTGAAAAGGCGGCCGAGCTCCACTTCACCATCAAGGAACTGGGGGACTTCACCAGCCGCATCAAGGAGGTCGAGGTCGGGACGCCGGTCTACGTGGATGGTCCCTATGGCTGTTTCAGCCTTGACCGGCAGCCGGCAAGCAGCTATGTCTTTGTCGCCGGCGGCATCGGCATCGCCCCTATCATGGGCATGCTGCGCACGCTGGCGGATCGAGGCGATCGCCGTCCGCTACTGCTGTTGTACGCCTATAATACCTGGGATCGTCTGACCTTCCGGGAAGAGCTGGAGGCATTGCGGGACCGCCTCAATCTCCGGCTTGTCTTTGTGTTGAACGATCCCCCGCCCGATTGGCAGGGGGAGGAGGGGCTGCTCACCAGGGATCTGCTTCTGCGCCATGTGCCGCAGCCCCTGACGGCAGCGGAGTATTTCATTTGCGGGCCGGTGGCGATGATCCACATCGCGGAAAAATATCTGCATGAATTGGGCGTCCCCCTGGGGCAGCTTCATTCCGAACTCTTCGATCTGGTCTGA
- the recO gene encoding DNA repair protein RecO, whose product MQILRSEAIILRHVDYGEADRIVTFYTPELGLLKGFARSARRSRKRFGPALEPFAQVMMHWSPPGRGQLLSLKEAELLDLHAGLRTDLLALALAGYGCELVEELQGEESGHPRVYGLLRAFLGHLATSGGSPEARLLFELRLLELAGYIPHLLHCSECMETLRTETVYFEAARGGSLCALCEGGRGSLKVSLLTLGTLSRILRAPLESFEGYRLSEHTLVQAEAMLTSAIGPHLHHRLKSLVFLQQVGGRNG is encoded by the coding sequence ATGCAGATTCTGCGTAGCGAAGCGATCATTCTGCGCCATGTCGATTATGGTGAAGCGGACAGGATCGTGACCTTCTATACGCCCGAGCTGGGACTGCTCAAAGGTTTTGCCCGCAGCGCCCGTCGCAGCCGCAAGCGCTTTGGACCGGCTCTGGAGCCTTTTGCACAGGTGATGATGCACTGGAGCCCGCCGGGGCGCGGGCAGCTCCTGTCCCTGAAGGAGGCGGAACTGCTCGACCTTCACGCCGGCCTGCGTACAGATCTGTTGGCGCTGGCCTTGGCGGGATATGGCTGTGAGCTGGTGGAAGAGTTGCAGGGGGAAGAATCGGGGCACCCGCGGGTTTACGGGCTGCTGCGGGCTTTTCTGGGACATCTTGCCACTTCTGGAGGCTCGCCGGAGGCCCGGCTCCTCTTCGAGTTGAGGTTGCTGGAACTGGCCGGCTATATCCCGCATCTGCTGCACTGCTCCGAGTGCATGGAGACCTTGCGCACAGAGACCGTCTATTTTGAAGCCGCCCGCGGTGGGAGTCTCTGTGCCCTTTGCGAGGGAGGGCGTGGCAGCCTGAAGGTCAGTCTGCTGACGCTGGGAACCCTGTCCCGCATTCTGCGCGCCCCCCTGGAAAGTTTCGAGGGCTATCGCCTGAGCGAGCATACGCTGGTGCAGGCGGAGGCGATGCTCACCTCGGCCATTGGTCCCCATCTGCATCACCGGCTCAAGTCGCTGGTTTTTCTGCAGCAAGTCGGGGGTCGCAACGGCTGA